A single window of Balaenoptera acutorostrata chromosome X, mBalAcu1.1, whole genome shotgun sequence DNA harbors:
- the LOC103000940 gene encoding melanoma antigen preferentially expressed in tumors-like: protein MDQKTTVTLLELAAKSLLNNEPAAIHALDEIPRDLFVPLFNAAFLGGHKTVLKAMVQVWPFRCLHIGSLNTRESSYDILEAMIDGLQILPAQNSSSWGPKLRILDLRPDLDCETICSEIGTAFPFCLQSCIYSQRSIFYIEDAQHSVRCLGIGNSGSEPHSAQEPMELLVDISLNSTVRTEQFLSLLCSKVQQNFGSLHLCCRGLRIHRMSALKSILQFLDLGCIEHLEMDQANLREVVTLLARVIHLNSLTLCNIPFKSYKRRNFRSFLLWLGQLDNLQELSLTFFCLTDQLHTLLRVVPPQLDTLYLPFCSLSNRDVTVLSQSSQATHLRVLSLSNNQIFSEVYEPFQTLLEKVSSTLQHLEINNCMITDSTLSAVLPALSHCTHLRVLSFAFNPITMPVLKSLLQHLTSLMKLKYVIYPVPVHCYEEWNFHESLDRQKLAEVQAQLEAVLHGAQRDDMTWATCSK from the exons ATGGACCAAAAGACCACAGTCACACTCCTAGAGCTTGCTGCAAAGAGTCTGCTGAATAATGAGCCTGCAGCTATCCATGCCCTGGACGAAATCCCAAGAGACCTCTTTGTTCCATTGTTCAATGCTGCCTTCTTGGGTGGGCATAAGACGGTGCTAAAGGCAATGGTGCAGGTTTGGCCTTTTCGCTGTCTCCATATTGGGTCATTGAACACACGAGAGTCATCCTATGACATCTTGGAAGCCATGATTGATGGTCTGCAGATCCTCCCTGCCCAGAACTCTTCCTCTTG GGGGCCCAAACTGAGGATCCTAGATTTAAGGCCTGACCTGGACTGTGAGACAATATGCTCTGAGATTGGGACCGCATTCCCTTTCTGTCTTCAGTCATGCATTTACTCTCAGCGCTCTATCTTTTATATAGAAGACGCTCAGCATAGTGTCAGGTGCCTCGGAATTGGTAATTCCGGGTCTGAGCCTCATTCAGCTCAGGAACCCATGGAATTACTAGTGGATATTTCCCTCAATAGTACCGTGAGAACAGAGCAATTCCTCTCTTTGCTTTGTAGTAAAGTTCAGCAGAACTTTGGGTCCTTGCACCTCTGCTGCAGAGGTTTGCGAATCCATAGAATGTCTGCCCTCAAAAGTATCCTGCAGTTTCTGGATCTGGGGTGCATTGAGCACCTGGAAATGGATCAGGCTAATCTGAGAGAAGTCGTCACCCTTTTGGCTCGGGTGATCCACCTGAACAGCCTGACTCTGTGTAACATCCCCTTTAAATCTTATAAGAGAAGGAACTTCAGATCTTTTCTCCTCTGGCTTGGGCAGCTGGACAATCTCCAGGAGCTCAGCTTGACTTTCTTCTGCCTCACAGATCAACTGCACACACTGctcag agTTGTGCCACCTCAGTTGGATACACTGTATCTACCTTTCTGTAGCCTTTCTAACAGAGATGTCACTGTCCTGTCCCAGAGCTCTCAGGCCACCCACCTAAGGGTATTGAGTCTCAGTAACAACCAGATCTTCTCAGAGGTTTATGAGCCCTTCCAGACTCTGCTGGAGAAGGTCTCAAGCACCCTGCAACATCTGGAGATAAATAATTGTATGATAACTGATTCTACTCTCTCTGCCGTCCTCCCAGCCCTGAGCCACTGTACCCACCTCCGTGTCCTTAGCTTTGCCTTCAATCCCATTACGATGCCTGTGCTCAAGAGCCTTCTGCAGCACTTGACATCCTTGATGAAGCTGAAGTACGTGATTTATCCTGTCCCTGTCCATTGCTACGAGGAATGGAATTTTCATGAGAGTTTGGACCGACAGAAACTTGCTGAAGTCCAGGCTCAGTTGGAGGCGGTGCTGCACGGGGCACAGCGGGATGACATGACCTGGGCCACTTGTTCAAAGTGA